In the genome of Colletotrichum lupini chromosome 8, complete sequence, one region contains:
- a CDS encoding lon protease 2: MARSQTKTLPVIPLARGTILLPGVAQRIPVTAARPDIPALLANVYTRAASAAPNERIDSVPIACVPVSSPFVGPNGQLLIQDADQMDESLIKEVDPGTARKSDLYNYGVAARITGIEGRGTAEFALRVEGVARVRVEKATQERPHFEAKVKYFHDEVTTDAQMQELFSLLKLRSRELVTILRISALLPRSPDSPGGLSPLLTRRLEMFINKKELKDAGQLADFMANIVEASYEEKLEVLAALDVKVRLAKVIELLDRQVSGIKNNFKITTFTSVPVQFLDKINDKTSRRVGPNGAPLPSNTMFPPGPNGVMGPNQDDDQEPNELEELKKKLDKAQLPPEPAKMAQRELRRLKKMMPGNQEYQVTRTWLDVLSEIPWTATTDDRLGPDTLARARKQLDEDHYGLDKVKKRLVEYLAVLRLKQSINDDVEEQIKQAEAEAAPPAEPEKEKEEDAEKAKTEEANAELEERAKLANTKIEVLRSKRMVDRSPIMLLAGPPGVGKTSLARSVAMALGRKFHRISLGGVRDEAEIRGHRRTYVAAMPGLIVQGLRKVGVANPVFLLDEIDKLGMSNVHGDPSAAMLEVLDPEQNNSFTDHYVGLPIDLSKVLFIATANSLDTIPAPLLDRMETIYLPGYTTLEKRHIAMQHLVPKQIRVNGLSDDQVNFDKEVVSKIIESYTRESGVRNLEREIGSVCRAKAVEFAEAKDGGQLGTYKSQLTVDDIEEILGIEKFEEEIAEKTSKPGIVTGLVAYSSGGNGSILFIEVADMPGNGSLQLTGKLGDVLKESVEVALSWVKAHAYELGLTSEPAANIMKERSIHVHCPSGSIPKDGPSSGMAQAIALISLFSGKPVPPTMAMTGEISLRGRVTAVGGIKEKLIGALRAGVKTVLLPAQNRKDVKDLPQEVKDGLEILHVNRITLSPTTPFPIGAVLPTRHVWEAIRLVWPDSQWPGAEPYPPIESRLPCTPRTLTCFVLLNIITTTVIFQPSRPPLPRLRLMAIRFRFGVFIGVSGRRGTGVQDISLVSSRRDVYCLCS, translated from the exons ATGGCGCGATCTCAAACGAAAACCCTCCCCGTCATCCCCCTCGCCCGCGGCACCATCCTCCTGCCGGGTGTCGCACAGCGCATTCCCGTCACCGCCGCCCGTCCCGACATCCCCGCCCTTCTCGCGAACGTCTACACCCGCGCCGCCTCTGCGGCCCCGAACGAGCGCATCGACTCCGTCCCCATCGCCTGCGTCCCCGTCTCTTCCCCCTTCGTCGGCCCCAATGGCCAGCTTCTCATCCAGGATGCCGACCAGATGGACGAGTCCCTCATCAAGGAGGTTGACCCTGGCACCGCTCGCAAGTCCGATCTCTACAACTATGGCGTAGCCGCCCGCATCACAGGCATCGAAGGAAGGGGGACTGCCGAGTTCGCCCTGCGGGTGGAAGGCGTTGCAAGAGTTCGGGTTGAGAAGGCCACGCAAGAGAGGCCGCACTTTGAGGCCAAGGTCAAGTACTTCCACGATGAAG TGACGACGGATGCCCAGATGCAAGAACTCTTCTCCCTCCTTAAACTTCGATCCCGAGAACTCGTAACGATCCTTCGCATATCTGCACTCCTCCCCAGAAGCCCAGACAGTCCCGGCGGTCTGTCTCCCCTATTGACGAGGAGACTTGAAATGTTCATCAACAAGAAGGAGCTGAAAGACGCTGGTCAACTAGCCGACTTCATGGCCAACATTGTTGAGGCTTCATACGAGGAGAAACTCGAAGTTTTGGCTGCCCTCGATGTCAAGGTTCGCCTTGCCAAAGTCATTGAGCTCCTTGACCGACAGGTCAGCGGGATCAAGAACAACTTCAAAATCACCACCTTCACCAGCGTACCCGTGCAGTTCCTCGACAAGATCAACGATAAAACATCACGTCGTGTCGGCCCCAACGGCGCTCCGCTGCCATCCAACACCATGTTTCCTCCAGGCCCCAACGGCGTCATGGGTCCCAACCAAGACGACGACCAGGAGCCCAACGAGCTGGAAGAACTCAAGAAGAAGCTGGACAAGGCTCAGCTCCCGCCCGAACCCGCCAAGATGGCCCAAAGGGAGTTGAGGAGACTGAAGAAGATGATGCCCGGTAATCAAGAATACCAAGTCACTCGCACTTGGCTGGATGTGCTCTCCGAGATTCCCTGGACTGCAACCACGGATGACAGACTGGGACCCGACACACTCGCGAGAGCTCGCAAGCAGTTGGATGAGGACCATTACGGCCTGGACAAGGTCAAGAAGCGTTTGGTCGAGTACCTGGCCGTGCTGAGACTCAAGCAGTCCATCAATGATGATGTTGAGGAGCAGATCAAGCAGGCAGAGGCGGAAGCGGCTCCTCCAGCCGAAcctgagaaggagaaggaagagGACGCTGAAAAAGCGAAAACGGAGGAAGCCAACGCCGAGTTGGAGGAGCGCGCGAAGTTGGCAAACACCAAGATCGAGGTTCTGCGATCAAAGCGGATGGTGGACCGGTCGCCTATCATGCTCTTGGCCGGCCCTCCTGGTGTTGGCAAAACAAGTTTGGCAAGATCTGTCGCCATGGCGCTGGGCAGGAAGTTCCACCGGATCTCGCTTGGCGGTGTCAGAGACGAAGCTGAGATTCGTGGTCACCGCCGGACGTACGTGGCGGCCATGCCTGGTCTGATTGTTCAGGGGCTCCGAAAGGTCGGCGTGGCAAACCCCGTCTTCCTTCTCGATGAGATTGACAAGTTGGGCATGTCCAATGTTCACGGCGACCCGTCTGCAGCCATGCTCGAGGTCTTGGATCCCGAGCAGAACAACTCATTCACTGACCACTACGTCGGTCTGCCCATCGACTTGAGCAAGGTGTTGTTCATCGCCACGGCCAACAGCCTAGACACCATCCCAGCCCCCCTCCTTGACAGAATGGAAACAATCTATCTGCCGGGATACACAACGCTCGAGAAACGCCACATTGCCATGCAGCACCTCGTGCCCAAGCAAATCCGGGTCAACGGACTTTCGGACGACCAGGTCAACTTTGACAAGGAAGTCGTGTCCAAGATCATCGAGTCTTACACCCGTGAATCAGGCGTTCGTAACCTGGAGCGCGAGATTGGCTCTGTCTGTCGTGCTAAGGCTGTCGAGTTCGCCGAAGCCAAGGACGGAGGACAACTCGGGACTTACAAGTCACAACTCACAGTCGACGACATCGAAGAAATCTTGGGCATCGAAAAGTTTGAGGAGGAAATTGCCGAGAAAACAAGCAAGCCCGGTATCGTCACCGGCCTGGTGGCGTACAGTTCGGGCGGCAACGGTAGCATCCTGTTTATTGAGGTTGCCGACATGCCTGGAAATGGCAGCTTGCAGCTTACCGGTAAGCTGGGAGACGTGTTGAAGGAGAGTGTTGAGGTCGCTCTGTCCTGGGTCAAGGCGCACGCGTACGAGCTGGGTCTGACGTCGGAACCGGCCGCCAACATCATGAAGGAGCGGAGCATCCATGTCCATTGCCCTTCGGGCTCGATCCCCAAGGACGGTCCCAGCAGCGGTATGGCGCAGGCCATTGCTCTCATTTCTCTATTCTCCGGCAAGCCTGTACCTCCTACAATGGCCATGACG GGCGAGATATCCTTGCGCGGCCGTGTGACTGCCGTCGGGGGCATCAAGGAGAAGCTCATTGGCGCACTCCGAGCTGGTGTCAAGACGGTGCTACTCCCCGCGCAGAATCGCAAGGATGTGAAAGATCTCCCCCAGGAGGTCAAGGATGGCTTGGAGATCCTCCACGTCAA TCGTATCACCCTCTCACCAACTACCCCGTTTCCCATTGGCGCCGTGCTCCCGACGCG TCATGTCTGGGAGGCTATCCGACTCGTCTGGCCTGATTCCCAGTGGCCTGGCGCGGAGCCATACCCTCCCATCGAGAGCCGATT ACCATGCACGCCGCGAACACTCACTTGTTTTGTATTACTCAACATCATCACCACTACGGTCATTTTTCAACCGAGCCGACCTCCCCTGCCACGACTGAGACT TATGGCCATTCGGTTTCGTTTCGGCGTTTTTATAGGTGTCTCGGGGCGTCGCGGGACGGGCGTCCAAGACATTTCACTTGTCTCGTCTCGCCGCGACGTGTATTGTCTTTGTTCATAA
- a CDS encoding acetyltransferase — protein sequence MEPVSKSVTLVELKRSLVPPKWEDTVRVIGMSECKEAGLSLAHAFAADDLSQYLLDADDMANLSAESKWKLHVDIMTYIAAAHSLNGIVTTIGSDYDAVALWMPPGKDTDGWLTILRSGLWRLYFQLSVEARRRYYDELLPLLHDTKLEVMGERDNDCYYLVYLGTKPNARGKGYAKKLLNDMIERADAENRAVYLESSSLSNNEYYLKYGFEFKREIRMTRGDTPVSLFIMVREPRAHKSGGGQTYSTVVSSNIKLQINAVMKETARV from the exons ATGGAGCCCGTAAGCAAAAGCGTCACCCTTGTCGAGCTCAAACGTTCTCTCGTGCCCCCGAAATGGGAGGATACCGTGCGTGTCATTGGCATGTCGGAGTGCAAGGAGGCCGGCCTTTCGCTGGCCCACGCCTTTGCTGCTGATGATCTTAGCCAGTATCTCCTTGATGCCGACGATATGGCCAACCTATCGGCCGAGTCGAAGTGGAAGCTGCACGTCGACATCATGACGTACATCGCAGCTGCCCACTCTCTTAACGGTATTGTCACCACCATTGGCTCAGACTACGATGCCGTTGCGCTGTG GATGCCTCCTGGAAAGGACACTGATGGATGGTTGACTATCCTCCGCAGCGGGTTGTGGCGGCTCTATTTCCAGCTATCTGTGGAAGCTAGACGTCGATACTACGACGAGCTACTGCCTCTGCTGCATGACACCAAGCTGGAGGTCATGGGCGAGCGGGACAATGATTGCTACTACCTGGTCTACCTAGGGACCAAGCCCAACGCCCGGGGCAAGGGGTATGCGAAGAAGCTGCTCAACGACATGATTGAGAGG GCCGACGCGGAAAATCGTGCCGTCTACCTTGAGTCCAGCTCTCTGTCTAATAACGAGTACTATCTCAAGTATGGTTTCGAGTTTAAGCGCGAGATCCGGATGACGCGTGGGGACACACCCGTCAGCTTGTTCATCATGGTCCGCGAACCACGCGCGCACAAGAGCGGGGGAGGTCAGACGTACTCGACCGTAGTCTCGAGCAACATCAAGCTGCAGATCAACGCCGTGATGAAGGAGACGGCCAGGGTCTGA
- a CDS encoding MATE efflux family protein → MSQAIGKQRFAYNVPWWDERKLWEGTTWHRHCYARQWIAQLLGGYPGESSRFALRGQQRGDPGKQERDWLTVDWEFLYLSPVCLFHPCLFSMAQDGLIPQLSPREVRAAHPASSSPGPQQRARVTLPTSYLCLKLITSSSPLHRPRSCSPPLPPLLPPLFSPSFLLSASSFFFLFKNNLRSGKIGPRFSNISFGDAQIGRWSFGGTPKQTIAHRHRPEQSFVASDCATSSYLRFPVRSTKTRADYCDNCVMGDDRSIPIKAASSSRDFVAQLSSSFMTGTPPAQELLARDLAECSEDEYVDENEDAIGSDDEDVSAEGPLFYRRPSGVAFGTSRPVMNPQPIYAAEEPPVLTRVEKKQSRDAELSLLRDNHLLPPKHAREENEPFYRRAYRRLFSTKVPLEPHDEEAPQAIIRRPSESTPLLSGTPAPDVDGHGTLNEQWEAAVSTGQLRTTWQREAKTIIQYASPLIVTFMLQYSVNVVSIFAVGHIGKIELGAVSLATMTATITVYAPFQGLATSLDTLCAQAYGSGHRHLVGLQFQRMTYFLLMCFVPLAVLWFFSESVLRLVIPEPESARLAGQYLRMLILSGPAFVFFEGGKRFVQAQGLFQATTWVLLVAAPINILLNWLFVWRLGWGFIGAPAAVVCTQNLLPLLLFLYVRFIDGYQCWGGFSKRALSNWGPMLRLALPGMIMIEAEYMAFEILTLFSSQFGPEYLAAQSVVVTLCAITYQIPFPVSIAASTRIANLIGAGLVDAAKITGGVAFAAALIVGVFNVILFGSLRFHLPRLFTNDEEVIAIVANVLPLCALMQVFDGLSAGAHGLLRGIGRPSIGGYANLTVYYLIAMPISFGTAFGLDWKLKGLWLGVTIGLALVAIIEYSFVYFTDWHKAAKEAESRNQADGVMIVVWLQIGDLMIDCRRSSKRASIAKHSITLEVIDGSGRRREEWFTDDTNAGSAVAMPMSKCLRCPRSMRPSQVSCVRSDTDGRLWWFATCQNNVGQGREAACKSLSRKLPNEFFLAFPGLQVKLLSYGASAEALSNSGTVLRPGQRREPHLQKGKLSQQDRDAGDWQIGATAKTSGPPAHSATGGTNGGCRGFPAWEDWRGKGKKKVRRGDPSFSANRYIGTNFSFLRNLYLFHSRTFATSDGGSSEQTYSFALSHNCLSVFAQLYKKSSKPLQLPPLYGVHNETSSSTGKHEKIKMSTTTTTTTTANEGITAESILRLFPDIDTSTEALSGHDAEQIRLMDEVCIVLDENDKPIGNASKKASKRCHLVTRTERERARGSNRRGNYKTTQSTDTELPKTTGHLMTNIDKGLLHRAFSVFLFDPETNRLLLQQRATEKITFPDMWTNTCCSHPLGIPGETGANLEDSIAGVKRAAQRKLEHELGIDPKQVPFDDFHFLTRIHYKAPSDGKWGEHEIDYILFIKAKVDLKPNENEVRATQYVSADELKKLFEDPQLKFTPWFKLICNSMLFQWWESLDSGLEKYTNEQEIRRM, encoded by the exons ATGAGTCAGGCGATTGGCAAGCAGCGGTTCGCTTACAACGTGCCCTGGTGGGATGAAAGAAAGCTCTGGGAAGGCACGACTT GGCACCGCCACTGCTATGCGAGGCAGTGGATCGCGCAATTACTGGGTGGATATCCAGGCGAATCTAGCCGCTTCGCGCTTCGCGGGCAACAACGGGGAGACCCTGGAAAGCAAGAGCGAGACTGGCTGACTGTGGACTGGGAATTCCTCTATCTCTCTCCCGTCTGTCTTTTCCATCCATGCTTGTTTTCCATGG CCCAAGATGGTCTCATTCCCCAGCTTTCGCCTCGGGAAGTGCGCGCAGCCCACCCAGCCAGCTCCAGTCCAGGTCCTCAGCAAAGGGCGCGGGTGACTCTTCCGACTTCCTATCTATGCCTTAAACTAATAACTTCCTCGTCACCCCTCCACCGCCCACGTTCATgctctcctcctcttccgccTCTTCTGCCTCCTCTCTTCTCGCCGAGCTTTCTCCTATCTGCAAGCTCTTTCTTTTTCCTCTTCAAGAACAACCTACGATCAGGGAAA ATTGGCCCTCGCTTCTCCAATATCTCTTTTGGGGATGCGCAAATCGGACGTTGGAGTTTCGGAGGCACGCCAAAGCAAACCATTGCACACCGACACCGGCCTGAGCAATCCTTCGTCGCATCCGACTGCGCGACGTCGTCTTACCTGAGATTCCCCGTTCGAAGCACCAAGACACGTGCAGATTATTG CGACAACTGCGTCATGGGGGACGACCGCAGCATTCCCATCAAGGCGGCTTCTTCGAGCCGCGACTTTGTCGCCCAGCTCAGCTCGTCTTTCATGACGGGAACCCCGCCCGCACAAGAGCTCCTGGCAAGAGATTTGGCAGAATGCTCAGAAGACGAATACGTCGACGAGAATGAGGATGCCATCGGCtccgacgacgaggacgtGTCCGCCGAGGGCCCTCTCTTCTACCGCCGCCCGAGCGGTGTCGCATTCGGCACCTCCCGCCCCGTTATGAACCCGCAACCGATATACGCCGCCGAAGAACCACCAGTCCTCACTAGAGTCGAAAAGAAGCAGTCGCGCGATGCCGAGCTGAGTCTGTTGCGTGATAACCATCTTTTGCCTCCCAAACATGCCCGAGAGGAAAACGAGCCATTCTATCGCCGCGCCTACAGACGTCTCTTCAGCACAAAGGTTCCACTCGAGCCTCACGATGAAGAGGCACCCCAGGCCATCATTCGTCGGCCCTCTGAATCAACCCCTCTATTGTCCGGAACTCCAGCGCCAGATGTTGATGGCCATGGGACTCTCAATGAGCAGTGGGAAGCGGCAGTCTCGACGGGCCAACTTCGCACTACTTGGCAGCGCGAAGCCAAGACCATCATTCAGTATGCCAGTCCGCTCATTGTTACCTTTATGCTGCAGTACTCGGTCAATGTTGTTTCCATCTTCGCCGTAGGACACATCGGAAAGATTGAACTTGGCGCCGTGAGCTTGGCAACCATGACAGCGACTATCACCGTCTACGCGCCCTTCCAGGGTCTCGCGACGAGTCTCGATACTCTCTGTGCGCAGGCGTACGGATCCGGGCACCGCCATCTCGTCGGACTGCAATTCCAGCGCATGACATATTTCTTGCTCATGTGCTTTGTCCCGCTGGCCGTGTTGTGGTTCTTCAGTGAGTCGGTGCTGCGGCTCGTCATCCCGGAACCTGAGTCTGCGCGGCTGGCTGGCCAGTATCTGCGCATGTTGATCCTGAGCGGACCGGCCTTCGTCTTCTTCGAGGGTGGGAAGCGGTTTGTGCAGGCGCAGGGTCTGTTTCAGGCCACCACTTGGGTCCTTTTGGTTGCTGCGCCCATCAACATCCTGTTGAACTGGCTGTTTGTCTGGAGGTTGGGATGGGGTTTCATCGGAGCTCCTGCTGCGGTTGTTTGCACCCAGAACCTGCTTCCGCTGCTATTGTTCCTTTACGTGCGCTTCATCGACGGATACCAGTGCTGGGGCGGTTTCAGCAAACGAGCTCTGTCAAATTGGGGCCCGATGCTTCGCTTGGCTTTGCCCGGCATGATTATGATTGAGGCCGAGTACATGGCTTTTGAGATCCTGACTCTGTTCTCGAGCCAGTTCGGTCCGGAATACCTGGCGGCCCAGAGTGTCGTCGTCACGCTGTGTGCTATTACCTACCAGATCCCATTCCCCGTCAGCATCGCGGCGTCCACCCGAATCGCTAACCTCATTGGTGCCGGGTTGGTGGATGCGGCAAAGATTACCGGCGGAGTG GCATTCGCAGCAGCTCTGATTGTGGGCGTGTTCAACGTCATCCTCTTTGGCAGCTTGAGATTCCACCTGCCAAGACTGTTTACCAATGATGAAGAGGTCATTGCCATTGTGGCCAACGTGCTTCCGCTGTGTGCGTTGATGCAGGTCTTTGACGGCCTATCCGCGGGAGCACACGGTTTGCTGCGTGGCATTGGCCGCCCTTCCATCGGTGGCTATGCGAACTTGACGGTGTACTACCTCATTGCGATGCCAATCTCATTTGGGACCGCGTTTGGTCTTGATTGGAAGCTCAAGGGTTTGTGGCTGGGCGTCACGATTGGACTTGCCTT GGTCGCTATTATCGAGTATTCGTTTGTATACTTCACGGACTGGCACAAGGCGGCCAAAGAGGCGGAGTCGAGAAACCAGGCCGA CGGGGTCATGATAGTTGTTTGGCTACAAATTGGTGATTTAATGATTGACTGTCGAAGAT CTAGCAAGCGAGCGAGCATCGCAAAGCACAGCATAACTTTGGAAGTAATTGACGGGAGcgggagaagaagagaagaatGGTTCACAGATGATACGAATGCGGGCTCGGCCGTTGCAATGCCAATGTCAAAGTGTCTGCGTTGCCCTCGCTCGATGAGACCAAGTCAGGTAAGCTG TGTCCGCTCAGATACTGACGGACGTCTGTGGTGGTTCGCGACCTGTCAGAACAACGTAGGGCAAGGCAGAGAAGCGGCTTGCAAGAGTCTAAGCCGGAAACTTCCCAACGAGTTCTTTCTAGCG TTTCCGGGCCTCCAAGTGAAACTTTTGAGTTATGGTGCCAGTGCGGAAGCTCTCTCCAACTCAGGGACCGTCCTGCGGCCTGGGCAGCGCAGAGAACCACACCTCCAAAAAGGCAAGCTAAGCCAACAAGACAGGGATGCGGGAGATTGGCAAATTGGGGCCACGGCGAAAACCA GTGGCCCGCCTGCTCACTCTGCCACCGGGGGAACGAATGGCGGGTGCAGGGGT TTTCCCGCCTGGGAGGATTGGAGGGGGAAGGGGAAGAAGAAGGTCAGAAGGGGAGACCCCTCCTTTTCTGCGAATCGCTACATTGGTACCAATTTCTCGTTCTTGCGCAACCTCTATCTTTTCCACTCTCGCACATTCGCAACTTCGGACGGGGGAAGTTCCGAACAAACCTACTCTTTTGCTCTCTCACACAATTGCCTATCGGTCTTTGCGCAACTTTATAAGAAGAGCAGTAAGCCTCTCCAGCTCCCGCCCCTTT ACGGGGTACACAACGAGACTTCCTCTTCCACGGGCAAACACGAAAAAATAAAGATGTCTACTACCACGACGACCACGACGACGGCCAACGAGGGCATCACGGCCGAGTCGATTCTGCGCCTGTTCCCCGACATCGACACGAGCACCGAGGCCCTTTCCGGTCACGATGCCGAGCAGATTCGGCTCATGGACGAGGTGTGCATTGTGTTGGACGAGAACGACAAGCCTATTGGCAATGCGAGCAAGAAGGCCT CCAAGCGCTGCCACCTAGTGACAAGGACAGAACGAGAGCGCGCGAGAGGAAGCAATAGAAGGGGGAACTACAAGACAACACAGTCAACTGACACTGAACTCCCCAAAACAACAGGCCATCTCATGACCAACATCGACAAGGGCCTCCTCCACCGCGCCTTCTCCGTCTTCCTCTTCGATCCGGAAACCAACCGCCTGCTCCTGCAGCAGCGCGCCACGGAAAAGATCACCTTCCCCGACATGTGGACCAACACGTGCTGCTCCCACCCGCTGGGCATCCCCGGCGAGACGGGCGCGAACCTCGAGGATTCGATCGCGGGCGTCAAGCGCGCCGCGCAGAGGAAGCTGGAGCACGAGCTCGGTATCGACCCGAAGCAGGTGCCCTTTGATGACTTCCACTTTTTGACGAGGATTCATTACAAGGCGCCTAGCGATGGCAAGTGGGGAGAGCACGAGA TCGACTACATTCTCTTCATCAAGGCCAAGGTCGACCTCAAGCCCAACGAGAACGAGGTCCGCGCGACGCAGTACGTCAGCGCCGACGAGCTCAAGAAGCTGTTTGAGGACCCCCAGCTCAAGTTCACCCCCTGGTTCAAGCTCATTTGCAACTCGATGCTGTTCCAGTGGTGGGAGAGCCTCGACTCTGGGCTGGAGAAGTACACCAACGAGCAGGAGATTCGTCGCATGTAA